In one window of Drosophila mauritiana strain mau12 chromosome X, ASM438214v1, whole genome shotgun sequence DNA:
- the LOC117148737 gene encoding uncharacterized protein LOC117148737, with protein sequence MAEKKSQDNNDNASGSQNRTSRVEAHVRQQEQNNAIFARLFASLDAEHRKLRELEERRSHLIKEMKYLRSLLFAENKKLRQTVAPISGGNPLPIPTTTTRASPVVKSGSEKPSGSRTSPIIKSARLERRPSNKSVTIADPPTQSLNTSARPKASSSQVLKKKENRRSLMVPTRKNKHRITLDNLSNTREDMLDEIDESALATSVGSNLRTLEQRRSNLEEREDIDEVLVSLSALFTFMDSQNTDQAILPSAADTNDSKTDEVLPNTDQDPSFYLPSADSLFKDILGTNSPPLEVNSPEESLELQPVGIVECSANVAEIVENEHETETETD encoded by the exons ATGGCCGAGAAGAAATCCCAGGACAATAATGATAATGCCAGTGGATCCCAGAATCGAACGAGCCGCGTGGAAGCCCACGTTCGCCAGCAAGAACAGAATAATGCCATATTTGCTCGACTTTTTGCCAGTTTGGATGCCGAACATCGTAAATTGAGGGAACTGGAAGAGCGCAGATCGCACCTaattaaagaaatgaaatATTTGAGGTCTCTACTCTTTGCGGAGAACAAGAAACTTCGTCAGACCGTTGCTCCCATTTCGGGAGGAAATCCATTACCAATTCCAACTACCACCACCCGTGCTAGTCCCGTCGTGAAAAGTGGTTCGGAGAAACCTTCTGGCTCTAGGACCTCTCCCATCATCAAGTCAGCACGTTTGGAACGCCGACCTTCCAATAAATCGGTTACAATTGCCGATCCACCAACACAAAGTTTAAACACCAGCGCAAGACCCAAGGCAAGTAGTTCACAAGTTTtaaagaaaaaggaaaatcgACGCAGTCTCATGGTTCCAACAAGGAAAAATAAACATAGAATTACTTTGG ATAACTTATCAAATACCAGGGAGGACATGTTAGACGAGATCGATGAGTCTGCATTGGCAACTTCTGTGGGCTCCAACTTGCGAACTTTGGAGCAGCGTAGATCCAATTTAGAGGAACGAGAAGATATAGATGAAGTTTTGGTCTCGCTGTCAGCATTATTCACCTTTATGGATTCCCAAAATACAGACCAGGCCATTTTACCAAGTGCTGCTGATACCAATGATTCCAAAACTGACGAAGTGCTTCCCAATACCGATCAAGATCCAAGTTTTTATCTCCCAAGTGCCGATTCTTTGTTCAAGGACATACTAGGAACGAATTCACCACCCTTAGAGGTGAATTCGCCAGAAGAATCACTTGAATTACAACCAGTTGGCATTGTCGAATGTTCAGCGAATGTGGCGGAAATCGTTGAAAATGAACacgaaacggaaacggaaactgATTAA